The stretch of DNA CTTTCATGAGTCCATGTTGTAAATCCGTCAGGTTGCACAAGCGTTGTCAGCTCTCCCTGAGGTGTAGAATAAATTGTGCGAATCAAATATCTACCTTTTTCATCGGTAAAACTATACGAACGGATTTTTACGTTAGGTCGACGAATGCTGTAAGATACTACTCTCTTCACCAGGCAAAGACCATTGTTTCTTAAGTTTCTTTCATATTCGCTCCTTTCAATTTTCTCCTCATATATGGTAAAAGGTGTTTTATTTGGGATATCACCATACAATGCAGCCATTACTCTACCTCTAGACGTAGATTTTGTCTCCTTCACTAAGTCTCATCCTCTCCCACGGTTTTTATTATATCGTTTTTTCTATTTATATACTTTCATTTCTATTCTATACTTTCAATTAAATGGGTCAGATTAACAGCACGTTTTTCCTTTATGCAAATCTCTGCTGATAGGGCAATAACCGAGCTCATCATACCTGCCCTGGCATCATTGGTATTTTGATGCCTACCAGACTTTATAGCATCAATGAAGTTGACAAAAATTCCAAAATCGCCTCCGCCATGGAAGGAATTTATATCTGTAAATTTGTATACTATCTCATTTGCCGGATTTATATATTTTAAATGTATGGTACCCCTCATAAAATCAGCATTCAGTGTAGCATCAGAACCAAAAATAACCATAGTCCTGTTAGCTTCCGAACTTAGCATGGATACGGTAAAACATGTAGTTAAGCCATTTTCATATTCTATGATTACAGATTCATGGTCAACAATATCTTTGTCAGCGTTGAATACGCAAAGATCCTCAGCAGAACTGAATTGACCGAAATCCTCACGCTTGCAATAATACCTGCAGTTGATCTTTTGTGTACAGTTAAAGCACCTTTCGGGAGCATCTTCTCTCTTATTAAAATAGGTCCTGCTTCCTGCAGCGAAAACAATTACAGGGTCAACCCCTGCTATCCAGTTCAAAATATCCATATCATGACTGCATTTGGCATTAAGGAAGCCTCCATTATTTTTACTGAACCTATGCCATCTCCTAAAAAAACTTCCTGCATGAACATAACCAAGAGTTTCCTTGGCTTCTATGGAGATAAGTTTTCCCAATTCCCCACGTGAAACAATCTCTTTGATTTTGCTATACAGGCTTGTATACCTCAAAACAAAGCCCATCATAAATACCTTGTTGTGCCTGAGACTTTCCCTGAATATGGCAACACAATCCTCAATTTTAGTAGCTATAGGTTTTTCAAGCAATATATGCTTATCCTGTTTTAAAGCTGCCAGCGCTATTTCCTTGTGAGTCATATCTGGGGTGCAGATAATCACGGCTTCAATGGTTTTATCATCAAGGAGTTGATTGTAGTCTGTATACAGCTCAGGCATTTTTTTATTGCTAAAATATTTTTCGGCAAATTGCTTAACCCTAGTTTCATTTATATCTGCCAATGCTTTTACCACGATGTTTTCACGTATATCAGAATTGCAAAGCATTGCATAAGAAGTCGCTCTTGCACCGGTTCCTATTATCCCTATGTTCACTTCATATACCACCCTTATCATAACCGTAATGTTATATCTAGATTAAACATTAAACTCAAATGATTATACTAAATTATTAGGCTAGTTAAATTGTTTAGTTTTAATACAATAAAAATTTATGGTTAAATTATAGACTTATAGATGGGACTTTTCAATAATTACTTTTTAAAGCAATATCAATTTATAATAAATTAAACACAAATATTAATATTGAGTTATTATTCTAAAAAAACAATATATCAAGTAATCCATGAATAAATATAAGGTAAATGATTTGACTAAAAGGTTAGAGAAAAATAATAAATTAAAAAATAATAAATATTGAGATAATTAAAAGTATAAATACTAAGAACTTTAAAATATTCAAAATACTGTAACAAAATATTCCAGTTAAAACAAGCATTTTACAATATTAATTTTTTACAATATTAATTTTAGCAATCATCGGCTATAAGCACTTTTTCCTGAAATCACCAGGGGTTTGACCATGGATTTCTCTGAATTTTTGTATGAAATATGATGGATTGTTATATCCTAATTTTTCGGCTATTTCATTAATTGGTTTATTTGTTGATTTTATTAACTCCGCAGCTTTTTCCATTTTAATTCTTGTTAAATAGTTCTTATAATTTATTCCTGTATGTTCTTTGAATAACTTGCATAGATACTGGGGAGTAACAGCTATCATATCTGCAACTATATCGAGTGACAAATCCGAGAAAATATTTTTTTCGATATAAGTTTTAACTTGCTCAATTTTATCCGAATTCCTGTTTGCGTTTTTTTGTTCCTGATACTCAAAAATATCTTCTACAATACGTTTAATAATATTTATAAAATCGGTAATAAAGTTCGATAATAGGATGGTGTTTTGGGTACGGTACCGTATTTTATTATAAATTTCAATATCAATATCTTTAGCATACTGAAGTATACTGTGTATTATGTTTCTCATTGCCAGATAACATGCTTCACCAGAGTAATTTCCTTTTTGAATAAGTTGCACTAAATTATTTAAAGTTCTTTCAACCATTTCAATATTGCGAGAATTAAGGGCACTTTCAAGACTTAATATGATCTTTTCCGGTATTTCATCGGTAGATGCCAGGCATTTCTGCAAATCCGTTTGATACAGTATTTTTAAATTAGGTAGGAAAAAACTATACCTGATAACTTCCATTGCATTGATAAATGCTTCATTTATATGTGAATGACCTTTTACACAAGTTGATATGGATATTACAGCAGGTATTTTTAAGTTATATTCAATATATGTAAGAATATCCATGCATATACAATTTACAATTGTCTTATTTAATACTTTATTGGATGAATGTAAGATAGCTATCTTATCATTTTGCTCATATAAATTAATAGCAATAAAATTTGATGTCTTTTTACTAAGACTTTCAATATAATTTATAATATTATATTTTACTGACATACCACTTTCCATACTCAGTGATTTAAAAATATTCTCATTCAGTTTAATTATTATTACAATAAAGAATGGTCCTTCCAGTTCATCTCCAAAAAAAGTCAGTAATCGATCCATTTCTTTTTCAGTTTGTATATTTCCGTAAATTAATCTAGCAATAAGGTTGTGCTTGATTAACGGCATATTGTTATCAAGAGTGGATTTTAGTTCATGAACCTTTACTGATAAATGATTTATTGCATCATTTATAATTGCACATTCATTTTTTCTTCCCTTTATGTCGATTTTCCTGTTACCTCCGAATATTTCCAAAGCATTAGTAAATGTTGTAAATATAGGATTAT from Bacillota bacterium encodes:
- a CDS encoding Gfo/Idh/MocA family oxidoreductase translates to MNIGIIGTGARATSYAMLCNSDIRENIVVKALADINETRVKQFAEKYFSNKKMPELYTDYNQLLDDKTIEAVIICTPDMTHKEIALAALKQDKHILLEKPIATKIEDCVAIFRESLRHNKVFMMGFVLRYTSLYSKIKEIVSRGELGKLISIEAKETLGYVHAGSFFRRWHRFSKNNGGFLNAKCSHDMDILNWIAGVDPVIVFAAGSRTYFNKREDAPERCFNCTQKINCRYYCKREDFGQFSSAEDLCVFNADKDIVDHESVIIEYENGLTTCFTVSMLSSEANRTMVIFGSDATLNADFMRGTIHLKYINPANEIVYKFTDINSFHGGGDFGIFVNFIDAIKSGRHQNTNDARAGMMSSVIALSAEICIKEKRAVNLTHLIESIE
- a CDS encoding helix-turn-helix domain-containing protein codes for the protein MNKSFIQYRYGNICKTLLVYFIILIMFSTSIVGIFSSLYFSSRFNEKLKKISLNMLLNIENKIKENVLYKANKIYFDITCDNYLYNDIIYFFNSFVRYDSEVIINSVLSLRSIITRNDEFIDSIYLYSKKNDMVLSSEGFSFLENNTYLQELDMTWYNIYNSSNSKIIWINYRIINKDRLGREVNNTSILSFIRSYPFLFPSNINDSGIVAINIKESYIQNILKSYTNIDNCCTFIINEDGSLISCNNMSTFNSIFLDSFSPSFLLKLVESDTSDILQINGHKYLVNYLSFNTNTWKLISIIPYEYFYNESYTILNYVIISCVVTIFLGFILSCILTSKIYNPIFTTFTNALEIFGGNRKIDIKGRKNECAIINDAINHLSVKVHELKSTLDNNMPLIKHNLIARLIYGNIQTEKEMDRLLTFFGDELEGPFFIVIIIKLNENIFKSLSMESGMSVKYNIINYIESLSKKTSNFIAINLYEQNDKIAILHSSNKVLNKTIVNCICMDILTYIEYNLKIPAVISISTCVKGHSHINEAFINAMEVIRYSFFLPNLKILYQTDLQKCLASTDEIPEKIILSLESALNSRNIEMVERTLNNLVQLIQKGNYSGEACYLAMRNIIHSILQYAKDIDIEIYNKIRYRTQNTILLSNFITDFINIIKRIVEDIFEYQEQKNANRNSDKIEQVKTYIEKNIFSDLSLDIVADMIAVTPQYLCKLFKEHTGINYKNYLTRIKMEKAAELIKSTNKPINEIAEKLGYNNPSYFIQKFREIHGQTPGDFRKKCL